The DNA sequence GGCGTATATGTCGGTCGATGAAACCCGCGCCTTCGCATTAGCTGCCCGCAACATGGCACTCTGCGAAGAGCAAAGCGCCGGGGAACCGCATCCTCCGCAGCTGATGGCGCCATGCAATGCTTGTTACCTCGTACTCAAAAAAGCCCAGCATTATATGCGGGAGTATCCCGCGCATGGCGAGCGAATTGTGAACGCTTTGGCCGCTGCGCAAATGGAATACAAAGACTCCGTGCAGATTCGCCATCCGCTGGATGTACTGGTCAACGATATCGGACTCGAAGAAATCAAAAAGCGGGTCAAGAAATCCCTCAAAGGATTGAAAATCGCCTGCTATTATGGCTGTCAGATTGTCCGTCCCTACGCCGATTTCGACGACCAATACTTTCCGATGACGATGGATCATCTCATGCGTGCCCTTGGCGCTGAAACCATCGATTGGGAATTGAAAGCTCGGTGTTGCGGCGGTTCGCTAACCGGAACCATCCGTGAAGTAGGCATGCGGCTTAGCTACATCATCCTGAAAGATGCCAAACGATTAGGCGCAGATATTATCGTCACCGCCTGTCCACTATGCC is a window from the bacterium genome containing:
- a CDS encoding CoB--CoM heterodisulfide reductase iron-sulfur subunit B family protein, translating into MNYHYFPGCSLKGTGRVYEESVLAVFKALQVPVHEIENWNCCGATAYMSVDETRAFALAARNMALCEEQSAGEPHPPQLMAPCNACYLVLKKAQHYMREYPAHGERIVNALAAAQMEYKDSVQIRHPLDVLVNDIGLEEIKKRVKKSLKGLKIACYYGCQIVRPYADFDDQYFPMTMDHLMRALGAETIDWELKARCCGGSLTGTIREVGMRLSYIILKDAKRLGADIIVTACPLCQFNLECFQDTMKSEFKEDAKIEVAYFTQLVGHALGIPDRELGMQRLFVPLNTLKKTMAPVEA